The following are from one region of the Verrucomicrobiales bacterium genome:
- the ftsH gene encoding ATP-dependent zinc metalloprotease FtsH — translation MSDANNNRDDEKRSGDFRNSPQRYLLWIAIIATIPLLVIVNNRATPQGKLLSQPEFMALVDSNLVSRAAITYDVQSVLQEVRGKYYRTDKDGKRITEGGKDTEEAFVARVRLPEDYELKLLSTGRFEVKQPNTLLLQLIWGIGPFILIGLFIWFFFIRQIRMAGKGALSFGKSKARLLAKEKNKVTFKDVAGVEEAKEEVSELVEFLRDPKKFQKLGGRIPKGVLMVGAPGTGKTLLAKAIAGEADAAFFSISGSDFVEMFVGVGASRVRDMFEQARKNTPCLVFIDEIDAVGRSRGVGLGGGNDEREQTLNALLVEMDGFDTTEGIIIIAATNRPDVLDPALLRPGRFDRQVTVPLPDFRGREAILKVHAKNVKLEAHVDLSVIARGTPGFSGAELANLLNEAALLAARQNKKAVAMPELEEARDKVRWGRERRSLAMTEEEKKFTAWHEAGHALLNVLCENTHPLHKVTIIPRGQALGATMNLPKEDVFSHRRKQLLDQLCMIMGGRIAEEMVSGDISSGAGMDIQQATNIARAMVCQFGMSDKLGMIQFGNDEEMFLGREMMRRKDYSDDTARLIDVEVKMLIDGAYNRAKDLLTTHRDKLEMIANALLEHETLDGKQVEDIVRTGTFTPPERPKDIDPPRGAAAVTPLPEVPKPLPPKIGPGLGSAAPATA, via the coding sequence ATGAGCGACGCCAATAATAATCGAGACGACGAAAAGCGGAGTGGCGATTTTCGAAATTCACCTCAGCGTTATCTGCTGTGGATCGCCATTATCGCGACGATCCCGCTGCTCGTGATTGTCAATAATCGGGCAACTCCCCAGGGCAAATTACTTTCCCAGCCCGAGTTTATGGCGCTGGTGGACTCCAATCTCGTGAGTCGTGCTGCCATCACCTACGATGTGCAGTCGGTGTTGCAGGAGGTTCGCGGCAAGTACTATCGGACCGATAAGGATGGCAAGCGGATCACGGAGGGGGGCAAGGATACCGAGGAGGCGTTCGTTGCGCGAGTGCGGCTTCCTGAGGACTACGAGTTGAAGCTGCTCTCGACGGGCCGGTTCGAGGTTAAGCAGCCCAATACGCTGCTGCTTCAATTGATCTGGGGCATTGGGCCGTTCATCCTGATCGGCTTGTTCATCTGGTTTTTCTTCATCCGCCAGATTCGCATGGCTGGCAAAGGGGCTCTCAGCTTTGGGAAGAGCAAGGCTCGCTTGCTCGCCAAGGAAAAGAACAAGGTCACCTTTAAAGATGTGGCGGGAGTGGAGGAGGCGAAGGAAGAGGTCTCGGAGTTGGTGGAATTTCTGCGCGATCCCAAAAAATTTCAGAAGCTCGGTGGTCGTATCCCCAAGGGCGTTCTAATGGTTGGGGCGCCGGGTACTGGCAAGACCTTGCTGGCTAAGGCCATCGCCGGCGAGGCTGATGCTGCGTTCTTTAGCATCAGCGGTTCCGATTTTGTTGAAATGTTCGTAGGCGTGGGCGCGAGTCGCGTTCGAGACATGTTCGAGCAGGCGCGCAAGAACACCCCGTGCCTGGTCTTCATCGATGAAATTGACGCGGTGGGTCGCAGCCGTGGCGTAGGTCTCGGCGGCGGCAATGATGAGCGTGAACAAACGTTGAACGCTCTGCTGGTCGAGATGGACGGATTCGATACCACGGAAGGCATCATTATCATCGCGGCGACCAACCGCCCGGATGTGTTGGATCCTGCGCTGTTGCGCCCGGGACGTTTTGATCGTCAGGTGACGGTTCCGTTGCCCGACTTCCGGGGTCGTGAGGCCATTTTGAAGGTTCACGCTAAGAACGTGAAGCTGGAGGCCCACGTTGATCTTTCCGTGATCGCCCGAGGGACTCCTGGGTTCTCCGGTGCGGAGTTGGCCAACCTGCTTAACGAGGCGGCCTTGCTGGCGGCACGCCAGAACAAGAAGGCGGTTGCCATGCCGGAGCTGGAAGAGGCCCGGGACAAGGTACGCTGGGGACGCGAGCGTCGCAGCTTGGCGATGACCGAGGAAGAGAAGAAATTTACGGCCTGGCACGAAGCGGGGCATGCCTTGCTTAACGTGCTTTGCGAGAACACGCATCCCTTGCACAAGGTGACCATTATCCCGCGCGGTCAGGCGCTGGGTGCGACGATGAACCTGCCGAAGGAAGATGTGTTCAGCCACCGCAGGAAGCAGCTCTTGGATCAGCTGTGCATGATCATGGGTGGACGGATCGCTGAGGAAATGGTCTCTGGCGACATCAGCAGCGGAGCTGGAATGGATATTCAGCAGGCGACCAATATCGCTCGGGCCATGGTCTGCCAGTTTGGCATGAGCGACAAGCTGGGCATGATCCAGTTCGGCAACGACGAGGAGATGTTCCTCGGCCGTGAAATGATGCGCCGCAAGGATTACAGCGATGACACTGCCCGGCTGATCGACGTCGAGGTCAAGATGCTCATCGACGGGGCCTACAACCGGGCCAAGGATCTGTTGACGACGCATCGCGACAAGCTCGAGATGATCGCGAACGCGCTCTTGGAGCACGAAACACTGGATGGCAAGCAGGTGGAGGACATTGTGCGGACAGGCACGTTCACCCCACCTGAGCGTCCGAAAGACATTGATCCACCCCGAGGGGCGGCCGCAGTGACGCCGCTTCCGGAGGTGCCCAAGCCCCTGCCTCCGAAGATCGGACCAGGATTGGGCTCGGCGGCTCCCGCAACCGCTTAA
- a CDS encoding VOC family protein, with amino-acid sequence MTMTKTAIPYPPLTPALAVNNAARAIDFYRAAFGAVELYRLIDPESGKVGHAELTINGSLIMLSDEYASINKAPASLGGTTVKLSLLVQSVDRFVERARVAGATVVSPAADQFYGFRSASLRDPFGHEWMIQQEIEKVTPQEMQRRWDEMVKNEI; translated from the coding sequence ATGACGATGACGAAGACCGCCATTCCCTATCCGCCTTTGACGCCTGCGCTGGCGGTGAACAACGCTGCCCGGGCGATTGACTTTTATCGCGCCGCCTTTGGGGCGGTTGAGCTTTATCGGTTGATCGACCCCGAGTCCGGGAAAGTGGGGCATGCCGAGCTCACGATCAACGGCAGCCTGATCATGCTTTCGGACGAGTATGCATCGATCAACAAAGCGCCCGCCAGCCTGGGAGGAACGACGGTCAAGCTGAGCCTCCTGGTGCAGAGCGTTGACCGTTTTGTTGAACGAGCCCGCGTGGCCGGCGCCACGGTCGTGAGCCCGGCGGCGGACCAGTTTTACGGGTTTCGAAGTGCGTCCCTGCGCGACCCGTTCGGGCATGAGTGGATGATCCAGCAGGAGATCGAGAAGGTGACTCCCCAGGAAATGCAGCGTCGATGGGACGAGATGGTCAAGAACGAGATCTAA